In one Triplophysa dalaica isolate WHDGS20190420 chromosome 9, ASM1584641v1, whole genome shotgun sequence genomic region, the following are encoded:
- the rnf26 gene encoding E3 ubiquitin-protein ligase RNF26, translating into MGLLHFVFSTIGKCTDIIGLLLDLNFVIVSSIIQLLVAVISFVNSLPMLLTNSVLECWNITLFCIITMRDGVTVVTHNMVGGWSQLIGGALESFKMVGYLSSHLLFRTKELLHRGLLSGHGLLRQAWEGCGIVFSLLLYFINTIINLLLIGTQNLYAVLVSMVEAVSCPLQKAVELTLTVLTFLYSTLVGTSILLWTPCRLAMEFLGSVCHVFVSVFLLNSYGLLLTLVIIASATVYLNPLLARQGALHVVNYINTVPILQRLRWTVHRLRVLERNVWRRLAWHRSRISLWGVAARREAGMAVDREGGQPEPHQEQREPQAGGDQAAEDAPQDVQQVDEPLDLPLPSSSTHRPLRNCLSEESCKGPPTENLLTLLQEQEERKKCVICQDSTKTVVLLPCRHLCLCRVCTNILLTQPIYQHNCPLCRHMILQTMDVYI; encoded by the coding sequence ATGGGTCTGTTGCACTTTGTTTTTAGTACAATTGGGAAATGCACGGATATCATTGGCCTCCTTCTGGATTTAAACTTTGTGATTGTCAGCTCAATAATTCAGCTGTTGGTGGCAGTGATCTCTTTTGTCAATAGTTTACCCATGCTACTCACAAATTCTGTGTTGGAGTGCTGGAATATCACTCTATTTTGCATAATCACAATGAGGGACGGGGTGACTGTTGTGACACACAACATGGTTGGAGGCTGGTCGCAGTTAATCGGAGGTGCACTGGAAAGCTTCAAGATGGTCGGATACCTGTCTTCGCATTTATTGTTTAGGACCAAAGAGCTTCTCCATCGTGGACTTCTGTCGGGACATGGCTTGCTACGGCAGGCCTGGGAGGGTTGTGGCATCGTGTTCAGCCTGTTGCTGTACTTCATCAACACAATCATCAACCTCCTTCTCATTGGAACACAAAATTTATATGCTGTGCTGGTCAGCATGGTGGAAGCTGTATCCTGCCCTTTGCAGAAAGCTGTTGAGTTGACATTGACTGTGCTTACTTTTCTGTACAGTACTCTTGTGGGCACCTCCATCCTTTTGTGGACACCATGCAGACTGGCCATGGAGTTCCTGGGGTCCGTGTGCCATGTCTTTGTCAGCGTGTTTCTGCTCAACTCTTACGGGCTGTTGCTCACCCTGGTCATCATTGCGAGCGCCACTGTCTACCTGAATCCTTTACTCGCTCGACAAGGAGCTTTGCATGTTGTCAATTACATTAACACAGTACCCATCCTTCAGCGACTCCGTTGGACAGTGCACCGTCTCAGAGTGCTTGAGAGGAACGTGTGGCGGCGACTTGCCTGGCATCGCAGTCGGATAAGCCTCTGGGGGGTGGCTGCACGAAGAGAAGCTGGCATGGCTGTGGACAGGGAGGGTGGACAACCAGAGCCTCACCAAGAGCAGCGAGAACCTCAAGCTGGGGGAGACCAGGCGGCGGAGGATGCACCCCAAGATGTCCAGCAAGTGGATGAACCTCTCGACCTTCCTCTCCCCAGTTCCAGTACTCACAGGCCCCTGCGGAATTGTCTCTCTGAGGAGAGTTGCAAAGGCCCTCCGACTGAAAACCTACTGACGCTTTTACAGGAGCAGGAGGAGAGGaagaaatgtgttatttgtCAGGACAGCACTAAGACTGTTGTGCTGCTACCTTGTCGTCACTTGTGCTTGTGTAGAGTCTGCACCAACATTTTGCTGACCCAACCCATCTACCAACACAACTGCCCTCTTTGTCGCCACATGATACTACAGACCATGGACGTGTATATCTGA